The sequence ATCACCAGCGGCGGTGCGATCCGGATCGTGGCGCCGTGGGTGTCCTTGACCAGTACGCCGCGTGCCATCAGCCGTTCCGCGATCTCCCGCCCGGTGCCGCGCGAGGGGTTGAGGTCCACGCCCGCCCACAGGCCCCGGCCGCGTACCGCGTCCACCGCGCCGCCGCCCACCAGCAGGCGCAGCTCGTCGTGCAGATGCCTGCCCAACTCCGTTGCACGGGACTGGAATTCGCCGGTGCGCAGGAGGGCGATGACTTCCAGGGCCACCGCGCAGGCGAGCGGGTTTCCGCCGAAGGTGGAGCCGTGCTCGCCGGGGGCGAAGACACCCAGCACCTCGCGGGAGGAGACGACGGCGGACACCGGCACCACGCCGCCGCCCAGCGCCTTGCCCAGGACGTACATGTCGGGCACCACGCCCTCGTGCTCGCAGGCGAAGGTGCGGCCGGTGCGGCCCAGGCCGGACTGGATCTCGTCGGCGATGAACAGGACGTTCCGGCTGCGGGTCAGCTCCTGTACGCCCGGCAGATAGCCCGGCGGCGGGACGAGGACGCCCGCTTCGCCCTGGATCGGCTCCAGGAGGACCGCGACGGTGTCGTCGTCGATCGCCGCCTCCAGCGCGGCCAGATCGCCGTACGGGACGATCTCGAAACCGGGGGTGTAGGGGCCGAAGTCGGCGCGGGCCTCGGGGTCGGTGGAGAAGGAGATGACGGTGGTCGTACGGCCGTGGAAGTTGTTGTCGGCGACGATGATCTTCGCCCGGCCGTCGGGGACGCCCTTGATCTTGTAGCCCCATTTACGGGCCGTCTTCACGGCCGTCTCGACCGCTTCGGCGCCGGTGTTCATCGGCAGGACGAGTTCCATGCCGCACAGGTCGGCCAGCTGCGTACAGAAGTCGGCGAAACGGTCGTGGTGGAAGGCGCGGGAGGTGAGGGTGAGGCGTTCCAGCTGGTCTTTCGCGGCGTTGAGCAGCCGGCGGTTGCCGTGTCCGAAGTTCAGCGCGGAGTACCCGGCGAGCAGGTCCAGATAGCGCCGGCCCTCCACGTCCGTCATCCAGGCGCCCTCGGCGGTGGCCACGACGACGGGGAGCGGGTGGTAGTTGTGTGCGCTGTGGGCATCGGCGGCGGCGATGCAGCGTTCCGTGGTCGTCACCGGTGACTCCGATCGGTAGGCCCTGGGGGCGCGGGGCCGCCGCACCCCTCTTCATTGTTGCTCTGGCCTGGCGGTATTGCGTCGGCCAGGCGTACCGCGACGGATGTGCGGGCTAGGCTGACCCCCAGGCACGGCGACTGGCGCACGGGGAAATGACCCCGGGGAAGCCGTGCGAAGCCCCACCTTCGAGGTGCCGCCCGCCTGGGCACCCCGGGACCACGACCGGACCACCGATCGACCGCCCCGGAGAACGCCATGACACAGTCCCTTCCGCATCCCGCGCTGGCCGCCGCGGACCCCGAACTCGCCGCGCTCGTCGGCGCCGAGGAGCGGCTCCAGGCCGATACGCTGCGGCTGATTCCCAGCGAGAACTACGTCTCCACCGCCGTTCTGGAAGCCACCGGAACGGTCCTTCAGAACAAGTACAGCGAGGGGTACGCGGGCCGTCGCTACTACGAAGGCCAGCAGAACATCGACCTCGTCGAGACGCTGGCCGTCGAGCGCGCCAAGGCCGTCTTCGGCGTCGAGCACGCCAACGTCCAGCCGTACTCCGGCTCGCCCGCCAACCTCGCCGCCTACCTCGCGTTCGCCCGGCCCGGCGACACCGTCATGGGCATGTCGCTGCCGATGGGCGGCCATCTCACCCACGGCTGGGGCGTCTCGGCGACCGGCACGTGGTTCAACGGTGTGCAGTACGGCGTACGGCACGACACCGCGCGGATCGACTTCGACGAGGTGCGCGACCTCGCCCGCAAGGAACGCCCGAAGATCATTTTCTGTGGCGGGACGGCCGTGCCGCGCACCATCGATTTCGCGGCGTTCGGGGAGATCGCGCGCGAGGTCGATGCCGTACTCGTCGCGGACATCGCACATATCGCCGGACTGGTCGCGGGCGGGGCCCACCCGTCCCCGGTGCCGCACGCCGATGTCATCTCCACGACCACCCACAAGACCCTGCGCGGGCCGCGCGGCGCCATGCTGATGTCGCGCGCCACGCACGCCAAGGCCATCGACAAGGCCGTCTTCCCCGGTCTCCAGGGCGGTCCGCACAACCACACCACCGCCGCCATCGCGTTGGCGCTGCACGAGGCCGCCGCGCCGTCCTTCCGCGACTACGCGCACGCCGTCGTCGCCAACGCCAAGGCGCTCGCCGAGGCGCTGCTGGCGCGCGGCTTCGATCTGGTCTCCGGCGGTACGGACAACCACCTGGTGCTGATCGACCTGACGAACAAGGACGTACCGGGCAAGGTCGCCGCCAAGGCGCTGGACCGCGCCGGGATCGTCGTCAACTACAACACCGTGCCGTTCGACCCGCGCAAGCCGTTCGACCCGTCGGGCATCCGGATCGGTACGCCCTCGCTCACCTCGCGCGGGCTGGGTACGGACCTGATGCCGCAGATCGCGGAGTGGATCGACCGGGGCGTGACGGCCGCGGGGAAGGGCGACGAGGAGGAGCTGGCGGCACTGCGGGGCGAGGTCGCCGAGCTGATGGCCCGCTACCCGGCGCCGGGGCTGCCGATCGCCGGATGAGTCCGGGGAGGGCCGGCCGCCGCCACGGGGCCGGCCCTCGCCCGTCCATCCCGTCCATCCCGTCCATCCGGTCCACAGCCCGTCCACACCCCGACCACGCGCCGGCCGCCCGTCGCGGACCTGAGACAATCGGTGGCATGGCTCTCGTACCTCGTGTGCTCTCCGGCATCCAGCCCACCGCCGGCTCCTTCCACCTCGGCAACTACCTCGGCGCGGTCCGCCAGTGGGTGGCGCTCCAGGAGTCCCACGACGCCTTCTACATGGTCGTCGACCTGCATGCGATCACCGTTCCGCAGGACCCGGCCGAACTGCGCGCCAACACCCGGATCGCCGCCGCCCAGCTGCTGGCCGCGGGCCTCGACCCGGAGCGCTGCACGCTGTTCGTGCAGAGCCATGTGCCCGAGCACGCCCAGCTGGCCTGGGTGATGAACTGCCTCACCGGCTTCGGCGAGGCGGGCCGGATGACCCAGTTCAAGGACAAGTCCGCCAAGCAGGGCACCGACCGCACCTCCGTCGGCCTGTTCACCTACCCGATCCTCCAGGTGGCCGACATCCTGCTCTACCAGGCCCACCAGGTCCCGGTCGGCGAGGACCAGCGCCAGCACGTCGAGCTGACCCGCGATCTGGCCGAGCGCTTCAACGGCCGCTACGGCGAGACCTTCACGATCCCGGCTCCGTACATCCTCAAGGAGACGGCGAAGATCTACGACCTCCAGGACCCGTCGATCAAGATGAGCAAATCGGCCTCCAGCCCCAAGGGCCTGATCAATCTGCTCGACGAGCCCAAGTCCTCCGCCAAGAAGATCAAGAGCGCGGTCACCGACACCGACACCGTCATCCGCTTCGACGCGGAGAACAAGCCGGGCGTCTCCAACCTCCTGACGATCTACTCCACGCTCACCGGCGCCTCCATCGCCGAGCTGGAACAGAAGTACGAGGGCAAGATGTACGGCGCGCTCAAGACGGACCTGGCCGACGTGATGGTCGAATTCGTCACACCGTTCCGGGACCGTACGCAGGCCTACCTCGACGACCCCGAGACGCTGGACGCCGTCCTCGCCAAGGGCGCCGAGAAGGCCCGCGCGGTGGCGGCCGAGACCCTCGCCACCACCTATGACCGGCTCGGATTCCTGCCGGCCAAGCACTGAGCGCCCGGCCCGCGGATCCGGCACCGGCCGGGCCCGCGGGCGGCCCGGGGCAGGGCGCCCGTACCGCCCGGCGGAGGTGTCCGCCGGTAACGGGACCGAGGACACACCGCGCGTCGGGCCCGCACCCGGCACACTGATAGCCGGCGCGTGCGAGCGCGCCGCCCGGGGACCGGCCGCGGCGGGCCGGTCGTGGACCTGTCGTGAGTGCAGCTGCCGCTTTTGGACTTCAGGAGGGAGAACGCCGTGGGGACCGTAACGCTGGGCGTTTCGATCGCGGTCCCGGAGCCTTACGGAAGCTTCCTCCAGGGGAAGCGCGCGGGCTTCGGCGACCCCGCGGCACACGGCATCCCCACCCACATCACCCTCCTGCCCCCGACGGAGGCCGACGCCGGGGCGCTGCCCGCCATCGAGGCCCATCTGGCCGAGGTCGCCGCCGCCTTCCGGCCCTTTCCGCTACGCCTGGAGGGCACGGACACCTTCCGCCCGCTCTCCCCGGTCGTTTATGTGAAGGTCGCCGAGGGCGAGGCCGGCTGCACGGCGCTCCAGGCCGCCATCCGCGCCGCCTCCGGCCCCTGCGCCCGCGAGCTGGCCTTCCCGTACCACCCGCATGTCACGGTCGCGCACGGCATCGCCGACGAGGCCATGGACCGCGCCCAGAGCGGGCTGGCGGACTTCCGCGCCACCTGGACGATCGGCGGCTTCGGGCTCTACCAGCAGGGCGACGACGCGGTGTGGCGGCTGGAGCGGGAGTATCCGTTCCGGCAGACGACGGCGTTGCCACGGCAGGCCGATCTCTCACGACCCCCGGCGCCGACGTCCTAGTCGCCACCCCGCCGGAAGCTAAGGTTCCGGATAACCGGCCGGGGTATACGCCCGGGAGACGTGGCCGGCGAACGGCGCGGGGCGACCAAGGGGGACCGACCACACCATGGACTGGCTGACCCGACTGCCCGTGATCGGACCGGTGCTGCGCCCGGCCGTACGGTGGCTGCTCACCACCCACCTGTGGCGCGCCTACACGCGCATGCTGCGGGTGCACTGGACCCGGCTCGCCGCCGCGATCACCTTCACCAGCTTCATCGCGCTCTTCCCGCTGCTCACCGTCGCCGCCGCGATCGGTGCCGCGTTCCTCAGCGACAGCCGTCTGCACCAGCTCCAGGCCAAGATGGCCGAGCAGATCCCCGGGATCTCGAAGCAGATCGATCTGGCCGGACTGGTCAACAACGCCGCCACCGTCGGACTGATCGCCGGCGCGCTCCTCCTCCTCACCGGCATCAGCTGGGTCGACTCGCTGCGCGACTGCCTGAGCGCGGTGTGGGAGAAGGAGGACGAGGACATCAACTTCTTCGTCGGCAAGCTCCGCGACGGTGTGCTGCTGCTCGGGCTCGGCGGGGTGGCGCTGCTCTCCGGCGCCTGCTCGATCTTCGCGACCGCCGTGGTGGGCAAGGCGGCCGACGCGATCGGCCTCCCGGAGGGCGGTGCCGGCGCCGCTCTGCTCTCCGCCGCCGGTTTCTGCATCGCCGTCCTCGCGGACTTCGTGCTGCTGGTCTACGTCCTGACCAAACTGCCCGGCGTCCACCCTCCCCGGCGCGCCGTCGTGATCGCCGGACTCATCGGGGCCATCGGCTTCGAACTGCTCAAACTGCTGCTCAGCGGCTACCTCCGGGGCGTCGCCTCGCGGAGCATGTACGGGGCGTTCGGCACCCCGATCGCGCTGCTGCTGTGGATCAACTTCACGGCGAAACTGCTGGTGTTCTGCGCGGCGTGGACGGCCACGCACGCGGCCGGGTCCGGGCAGGAAACGCCGGAGGCGGAGCCGGCTCCCGCCGCGCCCCGCCCCCGTACCTGATCCCGTATCCGACCCCTGCGGGCCCGCTATGTCACGAGCCCGCCCGCCGACGGCGCAGCACCAGCGCCGCCCCCAGGCCCACCAGCGCCAGCACGCCGCCGCCGATGCCGACCGCCGTCAGGACCGAGCCCGAGCCCTCCGGGGACCCGTGCATGCCCATCTGCGCGTCGTTCTTGCCGTCGGCGCCGTGCTTGGCCGCGCGGTCCTCGCTCTGCGGCCCGACCAGCCGCCCGACCGGCTCCACCTTCCCGGCCGCCGCAAAGCCCCAGTCCAGGAGCCGGGCGGCCTCGCGGTAGCCCTCGTTGTGCTCCTTCTTCTGCGGGTTCATGACCGTGACCAGCAGCTTGCGGCCGTCGCGCTCGGCGAGTCCGGTGAACGTCGACCCGGCGTTGGTGGTGGAACCGTTCTTCACCCCTTCGATACCGGGGTAGGGACGGATGTCGAAGTCACCGCTCAGCAGCCGGTTGGTGTTCTGGATCCCGAACGTCTTGCGCTTGCCGCCCTTCGCCTCGTCGCCCGGGAACTGCGCGCTCGCCGTCGAGCAGTACTCGCGGAAGTCGGCGTTCTGCAGCCCCGCGCGGGCGAACAGGCTCAGGTCGTAGGCGCTGGAGACCTGGCCCGGCGCGTCGTAGCCGTCCGGGGTGACGACATGGGTGTCGGTGGCGTTCAGTTCCTTCGCGCGCTTCTGCATCTCCTTGACGGTGGCCTCCGTACCGCCGTTCATCGCCGACAGCGCATGCACCGCGTCGTTGCCGGAGCGCAGGAACACCCCCAGCCACAGATCGTGGACCGTGTAGGTGAGGTTCTCCTTTATCCCCACCATGCTGCTGCCGATGCCCATCCCCGCCAGGTCGGCCGGTTTGACCTTGCGCTTCTCGTTCTTGGGGAACTTCGGCAGCACGGTGTCGGCGAACAGCATCTTCAGCGTGCTGGCCGGCGCCAGCCGCCAGTGCGGGTTCTTGGCGGCCAGCACCTGGCCGGAGTCGGCATCCGAGATGATCCAGGAACGGGCGGTGAGCGCGTCGGGGCCGGGCAGCTGGGGCGCACCGGCCTTCAGCCGCCCCACCTGGACGCCCGGCAGGCCCAGCCGCTCACCGCCGACCTGCGACATCTTGGCGGGCGGCGCCGGGGCCTTGGGTTGCTTGTTGCCCTTGGGGACGGCGAATGCGGCGCCGGCCGGCAGCGCGGAGGCCAGCGCCGTGGCGAGGGCCAGCGCGGTCAGGGTCCGCGCGGGGCGGCGCCGGGGCCCGATGCCGCCGGGGGCGGTCGAAGGGGTCACAGCCGTGGAGTCAGCAATGGTCATCGGCACGTCGCAGAACGTACCCGGCCCGACACCCTCCTTGGCCCCCACCCCTCGGAAGAGTGCCCCACCGGGCCGCCGGATGGAGCCGCTGCCCATACTGGATCCCATGCTGCGCTCCTCGGATGACACTGCGCCCGAAAGTGGCTCCGCCACGGGCCGCACCCCCGCGACCCTCTCCCGCCCCGTTTCCTGGTTCCTGCTCGCCTTCGGGGTGTGGAGCTGGTTCATCTGGATCACTTTCGTCAAGAATCTGGTCAAGGACGGCAGCGGCCTCGCCTTCGATGCGGCAGGTGACCCGACGGCCTATTTCTGGGTCCACCTGGTGCTCGCGGTGACGTCCTTTCTCTTGGGGACGGCGATCGGGGTCATCGGGTTCCGCGGCGTGCGGGCCCTGCGGCGCGCATAAGACTCCGCCCCGTCCCGGGCGCAGGGACGGGGCGCTCCCGAGGGTCCGGCTCCCTTACCGTGAGGCGCACAAGCGCCCCGTTCCGGATGGCGAGCGGGCGTTCCACCTCTCGCTGCCGGGGGAGTCGGCGTGCTCTTCGCCCTGATCGTGGTCTTGGTGCTCGGACTGTTCCTCGCCGTGCACCGCTATCTGTGGTGCCGGCTGATCCGCGACACCACCACCCCCGGTGGCCTCCCCCGCCGCGCGGGCACCGTCGCCGCCTTCGCCCTCCCGCTCCTCGCCCTCAGTGCCCTCCTCGCCGGCCGGCTCGGCGCGCCGTTCGTCCTCCAGCAGGTGCTGGCCTGGCCCGGCTATCTCTGGCTGGCGTTGATGCTCTACCTCCTGGTGGGCCTGCTGGCGGGGGAGGTCGTACGGGCGGTGTGGCTGCGGGTCCGGCGGGGACGGGAGGCCGCGGCGCCCGACGAGGTGGCCCCATCCGCCGACGAAGCGCCCGCATCCACCGCTGACGCCACCGCGCCCGCCCTCGTGCCCGCTCCCGCCCGCCCCTCGCTCCCCGCCGCCCCCTCCCGTCGGCGGTTCGTGGCCCGGTCGGTCGCGGCCGGTGCGTCGCTCGCCGCCGTGGCCACCGTCGGCTACGGCACCGCGACGACCCTGCGCGGCCCCCGGGTCAAGCGCGTCACCGTCCCGCTGGCCAAACTGCCGCGCGCCGCGCACCGCTTCCGTATCGCCCTGGTCAGCGACGTCCACCTGAGCCCGGTCCTCGGCCGCGCTCACACCCGGCGCATCGTCGAGACGGTCAACCGGACCGGACCCGATCTGGTCGCCATCGTCGGCGATCTGGTCGACGGCAGCGTCCCGGACCTCGGCCCGGCCGCCGAACCGCTGCGCGCGCTGGAATCCCGGTACGGGTCGTATTTCGTCACCGGAAATCACGAGTATTACTCGGGAGCCGCCCAATGGATCGATTTCGTCCGTGAATTGGGCGTCCATCCGCTGGAGAATGCGCGCACCGAACTCCCCGCTTTCGACCTCGCAGGTGTCAACGACCTGGCGGGCGAGAGCGAACACGCCGGACCGGACTACGCCCGCGCCCTCGGCGGCCGGGACGCCTCCCGCGCCGTCGTCCTCCTGGCGCACCAGCCCGTCACCGTCCACGACTCCGCCCGTCACGGCGTGGATCTCCAGCTCTCCGGCCACACCCATGGCGGCCAGATGTGGCCCGTCACCTACCTCGCCGCGGCCACCAATCCCACCGTCGCGGGGCTGGCCCGTTACGGCGGCACCCAGCTGTATGTCACGCGCGGCGCGGGCGCCTGGGGGCCGCCGGTGCGGGTGGGTGCGCCGCCGGATGTGACCGTCGTCGAACTCGCTTCCCTGCGGGCGTAGTTCGCGCCCCGTTCCCGGCTCTTTCCCGACCCCGTCGGCCGTCTTGATCTCCCCCTGGGAGGGGTGAAAGTGGCGCCGCCCGGGTACTTGATAACGGACCGCTGACAAAGTGCGGTCGCATTACGCCTCGAACCGGACAGATCACGACTTACGATCTTGCCGTTTCGGTCGCAAACTCCCTATTCTTTAGTGACTTTACGCTGCCCATAACCCCTCTGCCGCGGCGGCCGCCGGACGGCGGCTCGGCCGGGCGGCGCACCGGGGGCGAGCGGGGTGTGCGCGTCACGGGGAGAGTGGTCATGAGCAAGGACTTCAAGGTCGACCTCGACGAGCTGGACGGGGTGGTGCGCCAGCTCAGGCACCTTCAGGGCGATATGGACGAGACCAGTCAGAAGGTGAAGTACAGCACGAACATCCCGAAGTCGTCATTCGGGGTCAACTTCCTTGAAGTGGACGATATTTCGCAGGCCCACGACAAAATGCAGGGCTATTTGTCGGACGTCGTCCACGCGCTCCAGGACCTTATGCACACCTTCGGCGAGAAGACCGAGGCCAGCCGGGGCGCGTATGAGGACCAGGAGCACCAGACCAGGGTCTCGATGAACGGCTGACCACGGCCGCGGGCCGCAACGACGGCACGGGGACGAGGACCGGGACGAGAGCCGGGACGAAGACGGGGACGGGGACGAGGATGCGAGGGATGACGAGCAAGGGGGACCGGCGTGGTTGATGCCAGGCAGGAACACGACAGCGCCCAGCAGATGGCGAAGCAGCGCCAGGACCAGGAGCGCGAAAAGCGGCTGAAGTCGTTCAAGGGCCAGCGTCTGACCCCGCATTCCCCGTCCGACTTCCATCACCACGGCATCAACGCCCTCCGCGCCATGGTCGCGCACGCCAACCCCGGCACCATCGAGACCGCCGGCACCCACTGGCGCGCCTCCGCCGATCTGCTGGGCGGCAGCGACGGACACGGCGGCGTCCGCAAGAAGTTCATGGACGCCGTCGACCATGCGTCGAAGCACTGGTCGGGTGCGGCGGCCGAGGCGTTCCGCCGGGAGGCCGTGAAGGTCCTCAGCAAGATCGACCGGACCTATCAGCACGCCCGGAACATGGAGTCCTCGCTGATCGGCACGCGCGAGTCGGGCCCGGAGGTCGGCCTCGCCCACAATGTGCGCGAGGCCATGAAGGCCATGGCGAAGATCCATGACCCGGGCACGGTGGACAGCGCGATGGACTCCAGCGGCGACGACAGCCAGTTCCGCCGGGACATGGCCGACCCGAACATGGATGCCCGCCAGGCGCTGGAGCTCAACCGGGACAGCCTGTCCCTGAGCAAGGAGCGCCAGGTCGAGGCGGTCATCGTGATGGACGAGCTGGCCGACCACTACACGACCCATTCCCAGGGGTGGGTCCAGAACGCCGACGACGGCGTGCACGGCGACTGGCCGACACATCCCACCAGGACCCAGGCACCGCCTCCCGTACGGATGCCGACGACGGGCGATACGCACCCCCACGCGTCCTCGACCGGCACGCATCAGCCCAACGGCGTGGCCGGCGGCGCCGTCCCGGACGGCTTCGACGGACCCAAGGCCCACCGGCCCCAACTGCCCCTCACCACCGGACTCGACAGCGTGCAGGGCGGCACCATGACGCCGACCTCCGCCACCGCCATCCCCGGCACCGGGGGGCCCGGCGCCGGACACGGTGTGTCCGGCGGCCCGGGGGGCTTCCCCGGTGGCATGCCGCCGGGGGTCTTCGGCGTACCCGGCGGCACGGGCCCCGGCGGCGCACGCGGCCCGGCCGGTGCCGGCGGTCTGCGCGGCGGCGGTATGCCGGGCGCGGGCGGCGTCAAGGGCGGCAAGCCGGGCGAGGGCACGCCGGGCCGCGGCGGTGCGCAGGCGCGTACCCGGGGCGGCGTGGCCGGTAAGCCGGGCGGTCCCGCGGGCGGCGCCAAACAGGGCGGCTCGGGGCTGCACCGCAGCCGCGGCGGCAAGCAGGCGGGCGTGGGCGCCGCCGGAGCCAAGGGCAAGGACCAGAAGAAGGAGAAGGGCGGCAGCCAGCGCCCCGACTACCTGGTCGAGGAGGAGGAGACCTGGACCGCGGAGCGCCAGGTGGCGCCGCGGGTCATCGAGTAGCACGGCGATCGTGCGGACGGGCGGTGCGTAGGGGCCGTGCGCACGGCGTACGGCGGCCGTGCCTACGGCCGTCGGCAAGGAGTGGCCCCGCGCCCGAGGGTGCGGGGCTTTTCCGCGGATGGAACACTGCCGTCCGGACGGCACACCGACAAGGAGCCAAGGATGAGGGTCACCCGAACACTGCGCGCGACGGTGGGTGCGGCGCTGACCGGCGCGCTGCTCCTCACCGCGAGCGCCACCGCCTCCGCGGACCAGGTACGCAAGGAACAGTGGCCGCTGGAGGCGTTCGGGGCCGAGCAGTTGTGGAAGGAGGCCACCGGAAAGGGCGTGACGGTGGCCGTGCTCGACAGCGGCTTCCGGGAGACCCACCAGGACCTCAAGGGGCAGTTCCTCCCCG is a genomic window of Streptomyces gilvosporeus containing:
- the rocD gene encoding ornithine--oxo-acid transaminase; the protein is MTTTERCIAAADAHSAHNYHPLPVVVATAEGAWMTDVEGRRYLDLLAGYSALNFGHGNRRLLNAAKDQLERLTLTSRAFHHDRFADFCTQLADLCGMELVLPMNTGAEAVETAVKTARKWGYKIKGVPDGRAKIIVADNNFHGRTTTVISFSTDPEARADFGPYTPGFEIVPYGDLAALEAAIDDDTVAVLLEPIQGEAGVLVPPPGYLPGVQELTRSRNVLFIADEIQSGLGRTGRTFACEHEGVVPDMYVLGKALGGGVVPVSAVVSSREVLGVFAPGEHGSTFGGNPLACAVALEVIALLRTGEFQSRATELGRHLHDELRLLVGGGAVDAVRGRGLWAGVDLNPSRGTGREIAERLMARGVLVKDTHGATIRIAPPLVISKEDLDWGLEQLRGVLEG
- the glyA gene encoding serine hydroxymethyltransferase, with translation MTQSLPHPALAAADPELAALVGAEERLQADTLRLIPSENYVSTAVLEATGTVLQNKYSEGYAGRRYYEGQQNIDLVETLAVERAKAVFGVEHANVQPYSGSPANLAAYLAFARPGDTVMGMSLPMGGHLTHGWGVSATGTWFNGVQYGVRHDTARIDFDEVRDLARKERPKIIFCGGTAVPRTIDFAAFGEIAREVDAVLVADIAHIAGLVAGGAHPSPVPHADVISTTTHKTLRGPRGAMLMSRATHAKAIDKAVFPGLQGGPHNHTTAAIALALHEAAAPSFRDYAHAVVANAKALAEALLARGFDLVSGGTDNHLVLIDLTNKDVPGKVAAKALDRAGIVVNYNTVPFDPRKPFDPSGIRIGTPSLTSRGLGTDLMPQIAEWIDRGVTAAGKGDEEELAALRGEVAELMARYPAPGLPIAG
- the trpS gene encoding tryptophan--tRNA ligase, which encodes MALVPRVLSGIQPTAGSFHLGNYLGAVRQWVALQESHDAFYMVVDLHAITVPQDPAELRANTRIAAAQLLAAGLDPERCTLFVQSHVPEHAQLAWVMNCLTGFGEAGRMTQFKDKSAKQGTDRTSVGLFTYPILQVADILLYQAHQVPVGEDQRQHVELTRDLAERFNGRYGETFTIPAPYILKETAKIYDLQDPSIKMSKSASSPKGLINLLDEPKSSAKKIKSAVTDTDTVIRFDAENKPGVSNLLTIYSTLTGASIAELEQKYEGKMYGALKTDLADVMVEFVTPFRDRTQAYLDDPETLDAVLAKGAEKARAVAAETLATTYDRLGFLPAKH
- a CDS encoding 2'-5' RNA ligase family protein, which encodes MGTVTLGVSIAVPEPYGSFLQGKRAGFGDPAAHGIPTHITLLPPTEADAGALPAIEAHLAEVAAAFRPFPLRLEGTDTFRPLSPVVYVKVAEGEAGCTALQAAIRAASGPCARELAFPYHPHVTVAHGIADEAMDRAQSGLADFRATWTIGGFGLYQQGDDAVWRLEREYPFRQTTALPRQADLSRPPAPTS
- a CDS encoding YihY/virulence factor BrkB family protein, whose translation is MDWLTRLPVIGPVLRPAVRWLLTTHLWRAYTRMLRVHWTRLAAAITFTSFIALFPLLTVAAAIGAAFLSDSRLHQLQAKMAEQIPGISKQIDLAGLVNNAATVGLIAGALLLLTGISWVDSLRDCLSAVWEKEDEDINFFVGKLRDGVLLLGLGGVALLSGACSIFATAVVGKAADAIGLPEGGAGAALLSAAGFCIAVLADFVLLVYVLTKLPGVHPPRRAVVIAGLIGAIGFELLKLLLSGYLRGVASRSMYGAFGTPIALLLWINFTAKLLVFCAAWTATHAAGSGQETPEAEPAPAAPRPRT
- a CDS encoding D-alanyl-D-alanine carboxypeptidase family protein yields the protein MGSSMGSGSIRRPGGALFRGVGAKEGVGPGTFCDVPMTIADSTAVTPSTAPGGIGPRRRPARTLTALALATALASALPAGAAFAVPKGNKQPKAPAPPAKMSQVGGERLGLPGVQVGRLKAGAPQLPGPDALTARSWIISDADSGQVLAAKNPHWRLAPASTLKMLFADTVLPKFPKNEKRKVKPADLAGMGIGSSMVGIKENLTYTVHDLWLGVFLRSGNDAVHALSAMNGGTEATVKEMQKRAKELNATDTHVVTPDGYDAPGQVSSAYDLSLFARAGLQNADFREYCSTASAQFPGDEAKGGKRKTFGIQNTNRLLSGDFDIRPYPGIEGVKNGSTTNAGSTFTGLAERDGRKLLVTVMNPQKKEHNEGYREAARLLDWGFAAAGKVEPVGRLVGPQSEDRAAKHGADGKNDAQMGMHGSPEGSGSVLTAVGIGGGVLALVGLGAALVLRRRRAGS
- a CDS encoding SCO4848 family membrane protein, coding for MLRSSDDTAPESGSATGRTPATLSRPVSWFLLAFGVWSWFIWITFVKNLVKDGSGLAFDAAGDPTAYFWVHLVLAVTSFLLGTAIGVIGFRGVRALRRA
- a CDS encoding metallophosphoesterase — encoded protein: MLFALIVVLVLGLFLAVHRYLWCRLIRDTTTPGGLPRRAGTVAAFALPLLALSALLAGRLGAPFVLQQVLAWPGYLWLALMLYLLVGLLAGEVVRAVWLRVRRGREAAAPDEVAPSADEAPASTADATAPALVPAPARPSLPAAPSRRRFVARSVAAGASLAAVATVGYGTATTLRGPRVKRVTVPLAKLPRAAHRFRIALVSDVHLSPVLGRAHTRRIVETVNRTGPDLVAIVGDLVDGSVPDLGPAAEPLRALESRYGSYFVTGNHEYYSGAAQWIDFVRELGVHPLENARTELPAFDLAGVNDLAGESEHAGPDYARALGGRDASRAVVLLAHQPVTVHDSARHGVDLQLSGHTHGGQMWPVTYLAAATNPTVAGLARYGGTQLYVTRGAGAWGPPVRVGAPPDVTVVELASLRA